The genomic segment ACACTTCGCCAGGCTTTGTGGTTTCGAGGCTTATATCTTCGCTAGTCACGTCCACGAACGGGATCCATCCTTGGTCCGCACGGTAAAAATCGTTGATGGCGACGGGGTTCAAGTCGTTTGCGCGGTTGCCCATGGTGCAGTAGTCGCCGTACCAGTAAAGGTCCGGCCAGCCAAAAATCATGTGGCCGCTTTCATGCACAAAGACGTAAATGGAAAACTTTCCCGGCATGTCCGTCATCTGGTGGTGCGTGAGCTTCACGCCGTCGCGTTTTTCGTTGGACCATCCCGAGTGGGGCCATAAGCCTTGTCCCCATGTTTGCCCGGCGCCAGCGTACACGATGTTGATCGCTTCGGTGGTGCCGTCCTTGTCGTTGTCGTAGCGGGAAAAATCAACTTGCGGATCGAAATAGTCAAAGACTTCCTTCATCAGCGAATCCGATCCCGTGTACCCTTGCAGGCTCTCGTACCAGGACTTGGGATGCTTTGCGCGGTACCAGCCGTAGACTTCGTTGGTGAGGTCGAGTTGCCCGTTTGAAACGTCCAGATAGTAATCGCGGACGGATCCGTTGCAGCCGTCCCTGTTGAATCCTTCCTTGTTCAGCCATTCTTCAATGTCGGCAACCGAGACAGGCGCCTTCTGGTCCGAAAAATCAACGAGAAGCGTCAGGCTGTAAATTTTGCCTTTGGGGGCAGCGTAATGGCTTTGGGTCTGTGTTGCGGACGTTCTTGCCAAAATAAAGCTGGGCTTGTTGGCGCTTGAACCGTTGAATGTCGGCCGAGCTTCTTCTGGCCATTCCTGGACCCTTTTCCCTTGATATACGATGTCTGCGAAAAGCATCGTCGGTAGCAACAATAAGCTTGATAATAAGCCAAATACAATTTTGGTTTTCATAGAACATCCCTTTCCTTTCAACTCTTTTTATAAATACATTAATTAGTGGTAAGAAGGCGTTTCGTATGAAAAAAGCAAGGACTTTTAGTGTTGGCCATAGCCTATTTTTATTACATTTCCTCTGAGACACTAAAAACTAATGACCAATAACTAGTGACCAACTTATGAAATTCAAACGCATTCTTCTCAAGCTCAGTGGCGAAGCCCTCGCAGGCGAAAAGGGCCACGGCATCGACAACCAGATTCTTTCTGACATGGCCTCCGAAATTGCTTCTATCGTCAAGCAGGGTGTGCAAGTCGCTCTCGTGATTGGCGGTGGCAACCTCGTTCGTGGCATTTCCGCTTCTGCAGGCGGCATGAACCGCGCCCAGGGCGATGCTATGGGTATGCTCGGCACCGTGATGAACGGCCTTGCCATGCAGGACGCTCTCGACAAGCAGGGCATCGACTCCGTCGTGATGTCCGCTATCCGTATGGAACCGGTTTGCGAATTCTTCGACCGTCGCAAGGCTCTCAAGCTTTTGTCCGCTGGTTCCGTGGTCATCTTCTCTGCCGGTACTGGCAATCCGTTCTTCACGACGGACAGCTGTGCTGCTCTCCGCGCTATCGAAAGCGAATGCGACGTGATCATGAAGGCCACCAAGGTTGACGGCATCTACACTGCAGACCCGGTCAAGGACCCGACGGCAACGCGCTTTGACGACATCAGCTACAAGGAAGTCATCTCCCGCGGCCTCAAGGTCATGGACACCGCAGCAGTCGCTCTCTGCATGGAAAACAACATGCCTATTTTCGTGTTCAAGATGGAAAAGGGCAACCTCACGCGCGCTGCCGTCGAAGGCGACCTCGGTACGCTTGTCCACTGCTAAATTATAAATAACTTACAATTATGCACCCTTGCGATTGCGGGGGTGTTTTTGTGTTTTAAATAGGCCGAAAATGTAATACTAGCCTTGCTTTTATTTATATTTAGCCTCTAGAAGATATCACTAAAACCTTTAACCTTTTACCTAGTAACTATCATCTAGTAACTAGTAACTAAAAACTACTATGGCAGATTATTCTGAAAAAATGGACAAGGCCATCGAGGCCACCGAACGTGAATTTTCCAAGATCCGTGCTGGCCAGGCTAGCCCGGCTATCCTCAACGGTGTGCGCATCGACTACTACGGCACTCCGACTCCGATCTCTCAGGTCGCAAAGATTTCTGTGCCTGAACCGCGTATGCTGCTCGTGACCCCGTGGGAAAAGCAGCTCGTCGATACGATCGACAAGGCTATCCTCGCCGCTAACATCGGCCTTACCCCGATGAAGGACGGCAACTGCATCCGCGTGACGCTCCCGATCCTCACGACCGAACGCCGTAAGGAACTCGCTAAGATCGCCCGCAAGCATGCTGAAGACGGCCGCGTGGCTATCCGCAACATTCGCCGTGATGCTAACGACGCCCTCAAGAAGAACAAGGAACTCTCCGAAGACGACGTCAAGAAGCAGCAGGACGAAATCCAGAAGGCAACTGACAAGGCTATCGCACAGATCGACGCTCTCCTTGCTGAAAAGGAAGCCGACATCCTCAAGGTGTAATAGGTTCTATGGCCAATCAGCTTAGACATATTGCCATCATCATGGACGGTAATGGCCGTTGGGCCCGCCGTCGCGGTCTGGAACGGTTCCTGGGGCACCGCAAGGGCACGGAATCAACAATTGACGCTGTGGAAATGGGCGTGAACCTCAAGCTCGAACACATGACATTGTATGTGTTCAGCTCGGAAAACTGGGGCCGCCCGTCCAAGGAAGTGGATTACCTGATGAACCTCCTCATCGAGATGGTTTACAAGGAAATTCCGGACCTCATGGAAAAGAATGTGAAGCTGATTGTCATCGGAGACATCAGCCGCTTGCCCGAGAAGCCGCGTACCAACTTGCAGATGGCGATTGATAAGACGGCGAACAATACGGGTATGCAGCTGAACCTTGCCATCTCCTATGGCGGTCGTCAGGAAATCGTCGAAGCGGCAAAGCACATTGCGGCAGAAGTTGCTGCAGGCAAGCTCTCTATCGACGAAATCAACGACGACGTTTTTGCAAAACACTTGTACCTGAAGGGCGCTCCCGATCCGGACCTGATTATCCGCACGGGTGGCGAATTCAGGCTTTCCAACTACCTTCTGTGGCAGGCCGCCTATAGCGAGTTCTATGTGACGGACACGCTCTGGCCTGATTTCACGAAGGAAGAGTTCATGAAGGCGGTCGAGTTCTATAATACTCGCGAACGCCGTTTTGGGAAGGTTCTTCATGAGTAATTTGGCTCAGCGATTGATCACTGCATTTATTGCAATTCCAATCGTTTTTGTTTTACTTTGGTTCAACGACTTTAGTCGCATTGGACTGATGTGTTTTCTGGGCGCTGTGGGCGCCTGGGAGTGGGCCGGTATGGCTTCCAAGATGTATGCAGGCCCGGACATGCGCTATCTCTCGTTTGCATCGACTATGGCGTTGACGCTTGCGTGGGCGCTTTCGAAGGGCGGCTACTTTGGCCTCCCGGCTGTACCTTACGTTGTCGGCATGACGTTCCTCGCCATTTTCGCGATTTACATTGGCGTCGCCTATGCGAAGGTTGAGATTGACCACTTGTTCCCATGGCTTGTGATGCAGCTTGGCGCTCCGCTGTACGTGGGGTTCTGGGGCGGCATGAATGTGCTCATGATGGGCAACGGCCAGGGCTTTGAACATTGCTACCCGTTCATCCTCGTGATGACGGCGGTGTGGCTCTGTGACACGGTTGCTTACTTCTTTGGAAAGTTCGCTGCAGGAAAGGGGCCGTTTGGCCGTCATCCTTTTGCTCCGAGCATCAGCCCGAAGAAAACTTGGGAAGGCTCGATTGCAGGCTCCATCGCTACGATTGCCTGGGTTGCGTACTGGGTCAAGTGCAGCGCTGCTCTCAGCTCTTTCGAAATGAATTTCACATGGACATCGGCAATCGTCATTGGCCTCCTCATCACGGTAGCTGGCCAGGTGGGCGACCTCTTGATGTCTGCTCTCAAGCGCTGGAGCGGCACAAAGGATTCTGGGAACTTGTTTGTTGGGCACGGCGGTGTGCTTGACCGTTGCGACTCGTTCCTCCTCGCAGCACCTGCCCTATACATCTTCATGGACTTCTTGAAGAGCGTCGTCCATCCATGAAAATGGCAAGATAGTCGATAACGCCTGATGCAGCTCCCTTCACGGGAACATAACGCATACTGTTGTCTGTTCCGATGATGATTGCAAGTCCGGCAATGTAATTTATCCAATGGTAGTCCACGTGGTATTTGAGGGCTACTTTTTTGTTTGAACCGAATACGGTGAGTGGCATCACGAGAATGTCGTGCGAGACCATTATGCTCACGCGCTTCCATTTGGATAAATTCTTGAGGATGACTTTCTGCATGAATTCTTCGGCGCGGGGCGCGAGTTCATAGAGTACGTCGGGGTAGCCGCCATCGTATGCCCAATGAGCCATGAGTTCGACAGAACTGCCTTTCATGTTGAGCTTGGTGGCGTACTGTGCGAGCGAATCTGCTGAAATTTTCAGGAACCAGTTTCCGGTGATGTCGTAGTTGGTGATGAGTTTCGGGAGACTTGCTTCTCCGCGGCCTTTTGAAATGTTGTTTGCGGTTTCATTAGTGCGCACAAATCCAGAAGTGATGTATGAAAATTCTTCATCGCTTTTGAGGGTGGCGCCTAGGTCTTGGGCCATCTTTACGCCATTGGCGGTGAGTTCCGTTTCTATAGCGACGTCATCTTCGCGTTCGGAATGTCGAATGATGAATACCGCTTTTTCGTCTGCGGTAAGACTCTTGTAGACGTCGGCGACAGTTGCAAAACCGTTCTCGTCGAGCGAAATCTCTTTTGCTGGTAGCGATGTTTGCGAGGAACTGGAAGATTTTGCTACATCTGAAGACGAAGAAACTGGCGTGTCTTGCGAAGATGAAATTATGGATGAGCTTGTTTGTGCTACAGAAGACGAAGATCGTCGATGGCTGCTTCGTGATGAACTGGAATTATTTTTTGTTCCACTTGACGACGAGCTTTGTTGAATTGCTGAGCCGGATGATTCAACGGTTGCGACCTCCGATGACGATAGTTCCTCAGTTGTTGTTGAGGATGAAGCGATGCTTTCAGGAGCTGTTGAGAATGTGGTGTCGCTACAGGCTGAAAGCATCGCTGTGAATGAGATTGCGACAAATAGGGGCTTTGTCGCAATTGCGCGGAGCACGCTATGGTTGAGTTTTTGCATTTACGAACCCCACTGGTAATCGCCTGCTTTGTAGACGGGTTCTTCTCCGTTGAAGCCTCGTGGGCGTTTAATCTTGTCGTCGAATAAAGTCTTGTTGAATATGCGGAAATCTCCACGTTCGTAGCTCTGGAAAGAAATATGACAGAAAATGGGGCCTGCCGGCATGTACTCGCTATAACTCATGGTGCGTTCACCGGCCGTGTAGAGGTAGTTGTAATATTTTCCGTTAAATATAATGTGCAGTCCGATATTTCCGACCGTGAACCAGCGGCCTTTTGCAAGGATGTTTTCGTGGTGGGTGTCGTCGTAATCCATGACGACGAATTCTGCATCGCCATTCTTGTCGAGGTGGAAACGGTACTTGTGGTTTCCACCGCAGCAACGCCCGTCAAAGAACCAGGTGTAACCACTTGCAGCCGCAATGCGCGGGTCTCGCACACTAGTATCGGGGTGGGCGAGCTGTTCATCGCTCACGATTCGTTCGGGTTCCACGGCTGCGATAAGCTGTGCCAATGTTTTGGGGTTGCTTACCGTGGGGATACTCACTTTGCTCTTCGCTTCGCTTGCGGCTCGGCGGTACAGACGATAGGGAATGCCATCGTCACTGATCATCGTGAGTTCATCTTCGCTGAACACGTAATAAGCGTAAGTTTTGGTGCCGTTCTTGGTGACAACGTTAAAGCTGCGGTTGTTGAGCGTGTACCATTGTCCTGAAACATTCGGGAATCCGGACACGGCCGCTATCCCGTCTTCGTTGATGATTACGGTGTAATCGTCGCTGATCCAGGCTTCGTCAGAAGCTGTGATTAAACGGCAGTCGCGGTTCTTGTCGCCTTGGCAGACGGCGGCCGATGGGTTTGCAGCTTCGCAAGGGCTGACCATTCCCGGCGGGAGCTTTGTGGACATGCCGAGTCTGAACCCCATGTCGGCGGCGCCATCGCGGCTGCGGATGGCGCGACGGCTCACTCGCGCGAACTCTGCGGGTTCCCCGTAGCTTCCGCCTCGACGCGTCTTGTTGCCGGAACCAGTGAGCTGTACCGGGTTCACCTTGTCGTCAGATGTATAGCCTACGAGCCAGTCGTACACCCATTCCCAGGAATTTCCGCTCATGTCGTAAAGTCCTAGCTTGTTTGGCTTCTTGGTCGCTACATCGTGCGATTTTCCGCCGCTGTTTTCGGAATACCATGCCACATCATCGACGTTGTTGCTTCCTGAAAACTTAAACTTGTCTGAAACGCCGTCCTTGCCGCCCCGTGCCGCAAATTCCCATTCGCCGTCCGTGAGCAAACGGTACTGACGCCTTGTCTGTTGCGAAAGCTTGCAGGCGAAATTGTTGGCGTCAAACCAGCTTACTCCAATTTTGGGGGCCTTGTCCGATTCCCAGGCGCTCTTTTTACCGCCCATTACAGCGTTCCATTGTGCAATAGTCACTTCGGTATTGGCAATGAAGTATTCATCGACTGTTACTTTGTGTGATGGACTCTCGTAAATTTTATCTTGTTCGGCGCAATTGTCGCAGCCTCGTGTATAAGAACCGCCTGTTACATAGACCATGTTGAATACAACGCCGTTTACCGTATCGGCGAAATTTGCAGGCGAGGTGTAGACAAAAGACTCTTCGCTGGAACTAGAATTTACTTGAAGTCCAGACGATTTTCCTTGCTCGGAACTCGAAGATGAACTCCGGTGGACATGTCTACTCGAAGAACTTTTGTGCGAATCTGTGGACATGCCCGGCGATGTTCCCGACGAGCTTTCAGATACACTTGTAATGGATGATGACGAATTTGTTCCGCCATTTTCGGCAGAATAGTTTTTGTCTGGTGAATCGCCTGCCTCGGAAGACCCGGAATAGTCGACAGACGATGAAATATTGATGTCCGATCCGGAAATGTCATTGCTTGACGAATCCGAACAGCTCCAAAGCACCCCGACTGCGCAACAACACGCAGCATATACACCCGAGGAAAGTATGCGCATAAGCACCTCCTTCGAGCAACAAACCTAACCCATATTCAATATACACTAATTTTTTTTATTGAAATGTAAAATGTTGTAATTGTCTCAACGCAAGCATATATATGGATAAATCGTTTATCTCCATATGTATGTTACCCTAGAATTTAAAGCTTGCTTTCTTGGCGGGATCATCTCTTTATTCTATCTTTACCGAAAAAGCAATCACTGAGGTTCTTAAATGAAAAACGTTGTTCTTTTGGGTGCCACCGGTTCTATCGGTACCTCTAGCGTCGATGTCATTCACCAGCATTCGGATATCTTCAACCTTTACGCCGTGGCTGCCAATAGCAGTGTCGAGAAGGTTGCTGAAATCGTGCGCAAGTACAATGTCGAACGTGTTTGCATGTTCAACGAAGCTGCCGCCAAGGAACTCGAAGGTATGCTTGACAAGAAGGTGCTTGCCGGTATGGATGGCCTCTGCGAACTTGCTGCTGACCCGAAGGCGGACATCATCATCAACGCCTTGATGGGCGCTGTGGGTTGCCTCCCGACGATTACCGCTATTGAACATGGCAAGCATGTCGCCCTTGCAAACAAGGAAACGATGGTGATGGCAGGCCCTGTCATTTGGGACAAGCTTGCTGAAAATCCGAAGTCATTCATCACGCCGATTGACTCCGAACATAGCGCCATTTTCCAGTGTCTCGAAGGTGGCAAGCGCGAATCCGAAGTGGAATTCCTCGAAATCACGGCTTCGGGTGGCCCGTTCCGCGAATGGCCTATTGAAAAGTTCGAAAACATCACCGTCGCCGATGCCCTCAATCACCCTGTGTGGAGCATGGGCAAGAAGATTACGATTGACTCTGCTTCCATGATGAACAAGGGCCTTGAAGTGCTCGAAGCTCATTTCCTCTTCCACATTCCGTATGACCAGATCAAGGTTGTGGTTCACCCGCAGTCTATGGTGCATTCTTTGGTGCAGTTCCGCGATGGTTCCTTGATGGCTCAGCTCGGCGCTCCCGACATGCGCATCCCTATCCAGGTGGCGCTCACGTGGCCCGACCGCCTCAAGCTCGAAACCAAGCGCCTCGACTTGCCGACGCTTGCAAAGCTCACGTTCTTCGAACCGGATTTCAACAAGTTCCGTTGCCTTGCCCTCGCCTTTGAAGCCGGCCGCCGTGGCGGTATCGTGCCGTCGATGATGAACGCCGCAAACGAAGTCCTCGTGGACCGTTTCCTCAAGGGTAACCTCAAGTTCACTGATATTCCGAAGTACGTGGAAATGGTGATGGAAAAAGCCCCGAATGTCACCGGTCACCTTTCGCTCGAACAAGTTCTCGAAGCTGACAAGGAAGCCCGCCTCATGACAGAAGGCTTCTTGAAGTAATCGCCTTATGCGGTTTTGTTGCAAATAATGCGTTTGTTTAGCACGGCTTCGGTCGTGCTTTTTTTTGTATATTCTGTGCAATTTGTTTAAGGAAAAATTTATGAGAAATTCATGGCGTGTTGCGGGTTTGTCTGTAGCTGTTCCTTTGCTTGCTTTTTTTGCAGGTTGTTCCGAAAATCCGACGAGTCAACTTGATGAACCGGGCAAGAATCCCGCATCGCATTCGGGGGATGAGTCATCGTTTGAAACTTTGCTTTGCTCTTCGCCTGTGGGCGGTGCTGTAACGCCTGAACCCGAATATCTGAATGTGGGGTCGATGACCGCCGTCATTCGCGACTTCCAGCCGAATCATTCGGACTTTGAAAACTTCTCGGAAGAAGCGACGACACAACTGGAGTACGAATCCATTGCACATCTGGATCTCATTTATAACTATGTCACGCGCACTGGTGTTGCGATGAAGGATAATGGCTACGGTGATGATTGGTATACCGCTGTTCCTTATCACGCTTCTTGCGGAACCGTGAGTGCCAATGCCCAGTATGGCTCGGGAACGCAAATAGGTGTCGACGGTCTTCCTATGGACGAAAATACGAATTTGCCGGAATACCTCCGACAGACCTCCGCAGGTCCGGTGCTGCAGTTTGGTGAATGTCAGGAGAGACTTTTGGGTAACAACAGGATTTTACGCGGGTATGCGAATGCGCTTGAATCCATTGACTACTATGATTGCCCCAATGGCAAAACGGTTTGGTCGAACCCTGTGATTGCCACGACGGGTATGGTGCAACCTTACTTGAAGTTTGCTGCTGGCGCTGACGGCAAAATTGACATGATCGATGGCGTCACGATTAGTAAGCAGAATGAACGCTGCGATAACGCCAACTTTGATCAGTGGTTTACCGATGTTCCGTCCGTGAATAAGCGAGTCAACACGACGCTCGATCTTGTTAAGAAAGAGGATTCCGAAGATTACATTTACGGTCGCGGCTATAATGATGTTGGATTCTTCCCGCTGGATAGCATCAATCCGATTACTCATGAATGGGTGATGAATAAGCCCTGCGATCCGTCGTTACAGCCGAGTGGCACTTGTGAACAGTTCTTGCCACAGTCTCTTTCCATTTTTTGCCCGCCGTACAATTACATGTACGCATCGACTCAAGTGGATGAATTTGGAAATAATACCGCTCAGCTTTGTAATGAATGGTTGAATCAGGGTGGGCCGCGTGCCGCTGATCCCAAGGGCACTGGATATAGTGCTGCTTGGCTTGCTATGGTGTCCATGGCGGAAATGGGGTACAAGACTGGTATGCAGCACCTTCGCAATTTCCATTTTACGATGATGGCCTATTCGACCTTCAAGTATGATGCCGCCAAGCAGGCCACATTTCCGCAGAATCTCGAATTTATCAGTAGCGGTGATATGTGGGTCTTTGTGGATGGCGTGCTTGTTGCCGATATGGGGGGCGACCACATGCCTGTCCCGAGCCAGGTGAACCTTCAGGTGCTTGCCGCAAACAACCACGGATGCCATGAAGGCGAACCTCTTGCCGCTTACGAAAACTGCAATGGCTCTACGGAAAAGGATGGCTGGGCTGATGGTTCCATTCACCACTTGCACATCTTCTATGCAAACCGCCAGACGAACGGTTCCGAAATCTACATCCGCACGATTCCTGTAGAACGTGCAACGCGCCGTGTTGAACCGCTTTCGATGAACAAGCTCGAAGTGGTAAAGGATTCTCGCGGCAATACGCAGAACCGCATTTACATGAATCTTCCGTTTGCAGATTCTACCGTTGCGGCTATGACCTCGCGGAATTTGCCGTCGATGATCGTGCTCCGCGACGATGCTGAGGGCAAAACAAAGGTGTTTGGTCTTTATCTGCTCTCGTTGACGGATTCGACGGCCAACGAAAATGGAGAACCGATGTACCAGTTCGAAGGTGTCCTGAAGGATGTTAATGGTAACACTGTTGAGGGCGGGTTGCGTAGTTTGGACCGCGTTGCTTTCAATGTTCCCTGGAGTGAGGCTCTTGAAAATGGAAACGATGCGGACATGTATTTGGGCGATGTCTGGAAGCAGATGATGGCCTGGTCTAAGATGATGCCGACCTACATAGCTTCTTCGTCTGGGAAACAGATTGTGACCTTTACCGCGAATAACGCACTGAACAAGCTGATCAATTCATGTGCTGAATAAGTTTTGGGGGTTGTAATCCTGAACAACGAAATTGAGGCTCCGCTTTGTAGCGGGGCTTTTATTGTATATAAATTTATTAAAGCTGGTTCCGGTGTTAGGGACGGTGTTGATTGGAGTGGATATGAAAAAGATGACAATGGCGGTATGCATTGCCACTGTTTCTGCGTTCGCCCAGTGGGGCGGCGGTGGTGGCTTTGGCGGCCCACAAGGTGGTGGGAGCGTATCTAATGCCGATAAGACTGCCGATGTAAACTATGTAGGCGACGGAAAGGCCTACCATACGCTGGATATTTATATTCCAAAGGAAGCGAAGGAATCGTATCCGGTGGTTATCCATACTTATGGTAGTGCCTGGAGCTTTAACAACATGAAAGGCTCTGCGGATTTGAGCACCATCTGTTCCGCATATGTCAAGGCGGGCTATGCCGTCGTGACTCCGAATCACCGTTCTGCAAGTGACGCCAAGTATCCGGCGCAGCTTCACGACATCAAGGCTGTGGTCCGTTTTGTCCGTGGCAATGCAGCTAAGTACAAGTTTGACACGAATTTTGTGGCTGTGTCCGGCTTCTCGTCGGGAGGTCACCTTTCGAGCCTTACTGCGACAACCTGCGGCTTGAAAGAAGGCAAGTCGGGTTCGGTGACGGTGGACTTGGTGGGTGACCTCGGCGAATTTACGTCATTCAGCAGTTGCGTGGATGGTGCCGTGCTTTGGTCTCCTCCGACGGATATTTATACCATGAACCCTATTAGCATGGGTGGTTCTGGAACAATGGAAGGAGCCTTCATCGGTGTCGAGCGCGAAGGAAACAAGGATAAGTGGATGGTTGCAAGTTCTCCCTATTATGCAAGCGATGACGATCCGCCGATAATCATGTTTCATGGCACGTCCGATAATATTGTGAATATCGAACAGAGTGAGGAACTTTATGATTCCCTCAAGAATCATAATGTGGTAACGGAATTTGTCAAGGTGCCAGGCGGTTCCCATGGCGGCGACAAGATGAATGCGACTGAAAACCTGAACAAGGCGGTCGCTTTCCTTGACAAGGCTCGCGAGGCGAAGGCGGCAAGCGTCCCGCCGGATACGGTGGCTGGGGATACGTCCGTGATAGATACTTCTGCAAGGGATACTGCTAGGACGGATACGAGTAAGGTGGATTCCGGCAGGACCGTGTTGCCGGAATTTGCAAAGTCCCATGGTGTAGAGATTTATGGAAATCGCTTAACGGTTCAGGGATCTATGGCGGTGTTCCGTTATACGGTGATTTCTGTAGACGGGGCGCGTAAAGTTAGCGGATTCTTCCGTAAGGAACTTGACTTGTCCCTATTGCCGGTGGGCGTTTACGGGATTATGGTGGAATCGCCTTCGGGTGTGACAAGCATCATAAAATTTGCGAAAAAATAATACATTGGGTACAGTTGTAACCAGATTGTCCAACAAAAGTTGGGCAATTCTTTTTTTTAGGGGTAAATTTATATTGTGAAAATGGAAAGGAGTGTCTTATGAAGGTTTCATTTGGCTTAAAGCAGTATATCCCCCTCGCAGCTACGGTTCTTTCGCTTGCTACGGCTGCGACCGCTGCGACTGCCTATATCAACCAGGTTGGCTACCGTACCACAGATCCTAAGGAATTTACTCTTTTTGAAGGTTCTGGTGATATCGAAATTGTAGATGCCGCCGGTCAAACTGTACTTCAGGCTACTCCGAAAGCGGCATCCCGCTGGAATCCGAGCGGTCAGGATGTGCAGCTTGTCGATTTCTCCGCCTTGACTGTTCCTGGAACTTATTCCATCAAGCAGGGTGGGCAGGTGCTCCGTTCCGATTTGGTAATTGCCGAGAAGCCGTTTGAAAATGTTACTAAGGCTGCTTTGAAGTGGTACTATTATCAGCGGGCTTCCATGGAACTGGAAGAACAGTATGCGGGGCAGTGGAAACGCGCTGCTGGCCATACGAACTCGACGGCGACGCTCCACAGTTCTACGGGTGCTTCGGGAACGATTGAATCGAGCAAGGGCTGGTACGATGCTGGTGACTATGGCCGCTATATCGTGAACTCGGGTATTACGACTTATACGCTCCTTTCTCTTTACGAGCATTTCCCGGACTATTTCAAGACTTTCAAGTGGAACATTCCGGCCGACGGAACCCTCCCGGATTTGCTTGCTGAAATCAAGTACAATCTTGACTGGATGCTTACCATGCAGGCAGAAGATGGCGGTGTCTATCACAAGCTTACGACGCTTCAGTTCCCGGGCGACGTGATGCCCGCGAAGGATACGGAAAAGCTTTATGTGATTGGCAAGGGAACTGCGGCCGCGTTTGATTTTGCGGCGGTGATGGCTACTGCATATCGTGTGTACAAGCCGTTTGACGCAACTTACGCAACGAAGTGCCTTGAAGCTGCCAAGAAGGCTTATGCCTGGGGCGCTCAGAACCCAGAAAAGGCTTTCAACAATCCGATGGATGTGGCTACGGGTTCTTATAGCGATGGCAAGCTGGATGACGAAAAGGTCTTTGCAGGTATGGAATTGTTTATTTCTACGGGCGAAGCCTCCTATAAGCCGACTTTGA from the Fibrobacter sp. UWB4 genome contains:
- a CDS encoding fibro-slime domain-containing protein, with the protein product MRNSWRVAGLSVAVPLLAFFAGCSENPTSQLDEPGKNPASHSGDESSFETLLCSSPVGGAVTPEPEYLNVGSMTAVIRDFQPNHSDFENFSEEATTQLEYESIAHLDLIYNYVTRTGVAMKDNGYGDDWYTAVPYHASCGTVSANAQYGSGTQIGVDGLPMDENTNLPEYLRQTSAGPVLQFGECQERLLGNNRILRGYANALESIDYYDCPNGKTVWSNPVIATTGMVQPYLKFAAGADGKIDMIDGVTISKQNERCDNANFDQWFTDVPSVNKRVNTTLDLVKKEDSEDYIYGRGYNDVGFFPLDSINPITHEWVMNKPCDPSLQPSGTCEQFLPQSLSIFCPPYNYMYASTQVDEFGNNTAQLCNEWLNQGGPRAADPKGTGYSAAWLAMVSMAEMGYKTGMQHLRNFHFTMMAYSTFKYDAAKQATFPQNLEFISSGDMWVFVDGVLVADMGGDHMPVPSQVNLQVLAANNHGCHEGEPLAAYENCNGSTEKDGWADGSIHHLHIFYANRQTNGSEIYIRTIPVERATRRVEPLSMNKLEVVKDSRGNTQNRIYMNLPFADSTVAAMTSRNLPSMIVLRDDAEGKTKVFGLYLLSLTDSTANENGEPMYQFEGVLKDVNGNTVEGGLRSLDRVAFNVPWSEALENGNDADMYLGDVWKQMMAWSKMMPTYIASSSGKQIVTFTANNALNKLINSCAE
- a CDS encoding glycoside hydrolase family 9 protein, with amino-acid sequence MKVSFGLKQYIPLAATVLSLATAATAATAYINQVGYRTTDPKEFTLFEGSGDIEIVDAAGQTVLQATPKAASRWNPSGQDVQLVDFSALTVPGTYSIKQGGQVLRSDLVIAEKPFENVTKAALKWYYYQRASMELEEQYAGQWKRAAGHTNSTATLHSSTGASGTIESSKGWYDAGDYGRYIVNSGITTYTLLSLYEHFPDYFKTFKWNIPADGTLPDLLAEIKYNLDWMLTMQAEDGGVYHKLTTLQFPGDVMPAKDTEKLYVIGKGTAAAFDFAAVMATAYRVYKPFDATYATKCLEAAKKAYAWGAQNPEKAFNNPMDVATGSYSDGKLDDEKVFAGMELFISTGEASYKPTLNPNETSIVPAWPEVYGLAVYGAATHATELGADAATAKKMLTDYANEFAYEASKGFGVVMSQDDFVWGSNAVAGNQGVFLLHAYYITGEQKYYEAAKKVVDYLLGKNPLDMSFLTGFGTKSAKLPHHRPSTADKVTDPVPGMIVGGPQPGGEDIGSKSWECKDYTSGKKPATAYIDDRCSYATNEVAINWNAPFAYLVGAMEALNAGYAPSFAVEGVAKGTSAIKPSVSRSRMKANDGVRLRFADQKVFIEKSGKRFDLKGHRMK
- a CDS encoding alpha/beta hydrolase — encoded protein: MKKMTMAVCIATVSAFAQWGGGGGFGGPQGGGSVSNADKTADVNYVGDGKAYHTLDIYIPKEAKESYPVVIHTYGSAWSFNNMKGSADLSTICSAYVKAGYAVVTPNHRSASDAKYPAQLHDIKAVVRFVRGNAAKYKFDTNFVAVSGFSSGGHLSSLTATTCGLKEGKSGSVTVDLVGDLGEFTSFSSCVDGAVLWSPPTDIYTMNPISMGGSGTMEGAFIGVEREGNKDKWMVASSPYYASDDDPPIIMFHGTSDNIVNIEQSEELYDSLKNHNVVTEFVKVPGGSHGGDKMNATENLNKAVAFLDKAREAKAASVPPDTVAGDTSVIDTSARDTARTDTSKVDSGRTVLPEFAKSHGVEIYGNRLTVQGSMAVFRYTVISVDGARKVSGFFRKELDLSLLPVGVYGIMVESPSGVTSIIKFAKK